A part of Escherichia marmotae genomic DNA contains:
- the lolD gene encoding lipoprotein-releasing ABC transporter ATP-binding protein LolD, which yields MNKILLQCDNLCKRYQEGSVQTDVLHNVSFSVGEGEMMAIVGSSGSGKSTLLHLLGGLDTPTSGDVIFSGQPMSKLSSAAKAELRNQKLGFIYQFHHLLPDFTALENVAMPLLIGKKKPAEINSRALEMLKAVGLEHRANHRPSELSGGERQRVAIARALVNNPRLVLADEPTGNLDARNADSIFQLLGELNRLQGTAFLVVTHDLQLAKRMSRQLEMRDGRLTAELSLMGAE from the coding sequence ATGAATAAGATCCTGTTGCAATGCGACAACCTGTGCAAACGCTATCAGGAAGGCAGTGTGCAAACCGACGTGCTGCACAATGTCAGTTTCAGCGTGGGCGAAGGCGAAATGATGGCCATTGTTGGTAGCTCCGGTTCTGGCAAAAGTACCTTGCTGCATTTACTGGGCGGGCTGGATACGCCAACCTCCGGTGATGTGATTTTTAGCGGTCAGCCGATGAGCAAACTGTCGTCGGCGGCGAAAGCGGAACTGCGCAACCAGAAGTTGGGCTTTATTTATCAGTTCCACCACCTGCTGCCGGACTTTACCGCGCTGGAAAACGTCGCTATGCCGCTGCTGATTGGCAAGAAAAAGCCTGCTGAAATTAACAGTCGGGCGCTGGAAATGCTAAAAGCTGTGGGGCTGGAGCACCGGGCGAATCACCGCCCGTCAGAACTTTCTGGTGGTGAGCGTCAGCGTGTGGCGATTGCCCGGGCGCTGGTTAATAACCCGCGTCTGGTGCTGGCGGATGAACCTACTGGTAACCTCGATGCGCGTAACGCTGACAGCATCTTCCAGTTGCTCGGAGAATTGAATCGCTTGCAGGGCACTGCCTTTCTGGTGGTTACTCACGATCTGCAACTGGCGAAACGTATGAGCCGTCAACTGGAAATGCGTGATGGTCGTCTGACGGCGGAACTGAGCCTGATGGGGGCGGAGTAA
- the lolC gene encoding lipoprotein-releasing ABC transporter permease subunit LolC — protein sequence MYQPVALFIGLRYMRGRAADRFGRFVSWLSTIGITLGVMALVTVLSVMNGFERELQNNILGLMPQAILSSEHGSLNPQQLPETAVKLDGVNRIAPLTTGDVVLQSARSVAVGVMLGIDPAQKDPLTPYLVNVKQADLEPGKYNVILGEQLASQLDVNRGDQIRVMVPSASQFTPMGRIPSQRLFNVIGTFAANSEVDGYEMLVNIEDASRLMRYPAGNITGWRLWLDEPLKVDSLSQQKLPEGSKWQDWRDRKGELFQAVRMEKNMMGLLLSLIVAVAAFNIITSLGLMVMEKQGEVAILQTQGLTPRQIMMVFMVQGASAGVIGAILGAALGALLASQLNNLMPIIGVLLDGAALPVAIEPLQVIVIALVAMAIALLSTLYPSWRAAATQPAEALRYE from the coding sequence ATGTACCAACCTGTCGCTCTATTTATTGGCCTGCGTTACATGCGTGGGCGTGCAGCGGATCGCTTCGGTCGTTTCGTCTCCTGGCTTTCTACTATCGGCATTACCCTCGGGGTGATGGCGCTGGTCACGGTATTGTCAGTGATGAACGGTTTTGAGCGCGAACTGCAAAACAACATCCTTGGCCTGATGCCACAGGCAATTCTCTCTTCGGAGCATGGCTCCCTTAACCCGCAACAACTCCCGGAGACTGCGGTCAAACTTGACGGCGTAAATCGTATTGCGCCTCTCACTACAGGTGATGTGGTGCTGCAAAGCGCGCGCAGCGTGGCGGTCGGGGTGATGCTGGGTATCGACCCGGCGCAAAAAGATCCGCTAACCCCGTATCTGGTCAATGTGAAGCAAGCCGACCTCGAACCGGGGAAATATAATGTCATCCTCGGTGAACAACTTGCCTCACAGTTAGACGTCAATCGCGGCGATCAAATCCGTGTGATGGTGCCGTCTGCCAGCCAGTTTACGCCGATGGGGCGTATTCCAAGTCAGCGCCTGTTCAATGTGATTGGCACTTTTGCTGCCAACAGTGAAGTCGACGGCTATGAAATGCTGGTGAATATTGAGGATGCCTCGCGTCTGATGCGTTACCCGGCGGGTAATATCACCGGCTGGCGTCTGTGGCTGGATGAGCCGCTGAAAGTCGACTCTTTAAGCCAGCAAAAACTGCCAGAAGGCAGCAAGTGGCAGGACTGGCGCGATCGTAAAGGCGAGTTGTTCCAGGCCGTGCGCATGGAAAAAAATATGATGGGTCTGTTGCTGAGTCTGATTGTCGCCGTTGCAGCGTTTAACATTATTACATCGCTGGGGCTGATGGTAATGGAGAAGCAGGGCGAAGTGGCGATCCTACAGACACAAGGCTTAACTCCACGACAAATCATGATGGTCTTTATGGTACAAGGAGCCAGCGCTGGCGTTATCGGTGCGATCCTGGGCGCTGCGCTTGGTGCACTGCTTGCCAGCCAGTTAAATAATCTGATGCCGATAATCGGCGTCCTGCTTGATGGCGCAGCGTTACCGGTCGCTATCGAACCTTTACAGGTCATTGTTATTGCGCTGGTGGCGATGGCTATCGCGCTGCTTTCTACGCTTTACCCTTCCTGGCGCGCTGCCGCCACTCAACCCGCTGAGGCTTTACGTTATGAATAA
- a CDS encoding acyltransferase family protein, whose amino-acid sequence MKQKELWINQIKGLCICLVVVYHSVVTFYPHLTTFQHPLSEVLSKCWIYFNLYLAPFRMPVFFFISGYLIRRYIDSVPWGNCVDKRIWSIFWVLALWGIVQWLALSALNQWLAPERDLNNTANAAYADSTGEFLHGMATASTSLWYLYALIVYFVVCKAFNRQALPLFALFVLMSVAVNFVPTPWWGMNSVIRNLPYYSLGAWFGSTLMTYVKEVPLRRHLLIAVLLAVLAIGAWLLNVSLLLSLVSIVVIMKLFYQFEQRFGMRSLSLLNVIGSNTIAIYTTHRILVEIFSLSLIPQINAARWSPPIELALLLVYPFVSLLICTLAGLLVRKFSQRAFNDLLFSPPSLPATSYSR is encoded by the coding sequence ATGAAACAAAAAGAGCTATGGATTAATCAGATCAAAGGGTTATGTATTTGCCTGGTGGTGGTTTATCACTCGGTTGTTACCTTTTATCCGCATCTGACCACTTTCCAGCATCCGTTATCGGAAGTCTTGAGCAAATGCTGGATCTATTTCAATCTTTACCTTGCACCCTTTCGGATGCCGGTCTTTTTCTTTATATCCGGCTATTTGATTCGCCGCTACATCGACAGCGTGCCGTGGGGTAATTGTGTCGATAAACGCATCTGGAGCATCTTTTGGGTGCTGGCGCTTTGGGGCATTGTCCAGTGGCTGGCGTTGAGCGCGCTCAACCAATGGCTGGCACCAGAGCGCGATTTAAACAATACCGCCAATGCTGCTTATGCCGATTCCACCGGCGAGTTCCTGCATGGGATGGCCACCGCCAGCACCAGCTTGTGGTATCTGTATGCCTTAATCGTCTATTTCGTGGTGTGTAAAGCTTTTAACCGCCAGGCACTGCCGTTATTCGCCCTGTTTGTACTGATGAGCGTGGCTGTTAATTTCGTTCCCACACCGTGGTGGGGGATGAACAGTGTGATCCGCAATTTGCCTTATTACAGTCTTGGCGCATGGTTTGGCTCAACGTTGATGACCTACGTTAAAGAGGTGCCGCTACGTCGCCATCTGTTGATAGCAGTGCTGCTGGCTGTTCTGGCGATCGGAGCCTGGTTGTTGAACGTGTCGCTACTACTGTCGCTGGTGTCGATTGTGGTGATTATGAAGCTGTTTTATCAGTTCGAGCAGCGCTTCGGTATGCGTTCCCTCAGCCTGTTGAATGTGATTGGTTCCAACACCATCGCCATCTACACCACCCATCGCATTCTGGTAGAGATATTCAGCTTAAGTCTGATTCCGCAAATAAACGCGGCGCGCTGGTCGCCGCCAATCGAACTGGCGCTCCTGCTGGTTTATCCCTTTGTCAGTTTGTTGATTTGCACACTGGCTGGCTTGCTGGTGCGAAAATTTTCACAACGCGCATTCAACGATCTGTTGTTCTCCCCGCCTTCTCTGCCTGCAACCAGTTACTCTCGCTAA
- the mfd gene encoding transcription-repair coupling factor: protein MPEQYRYTLPVKAGEQRLLGELTGAACATLVAEIAERHAGPVVLIAPDMQNALRLHDEISQFTDQMVMNLADWETLPYDSFSPHQDIISSRLSTLYQLPSMQRGVLIVPVNTLMQRVCPHSFLHGHALVMKKGQRLSRDALRTQLDSAGYRHVDQVMEHGEYATRGALLDLFPMGSELPYRLDFFDDEIDSLRVFDVDSQRTLEEVEAINLLPAHEFPTDKAAIELFRSQWRDTFEVKRDPEHIYQQVSKGTLPAGIEYWQPLFFSEPLPPLFSYFPANTLLVNTGDLENSAERFQADTLARFESRGVDPMRPLLPPQSLWLRVDELFSALKNWPRVQLKTEHLPTKAANANLGFQKLPDLAIQAQQKAPLDALRKFLESFDGPVVFSVESEGRREALGELLARIKIAPQRIMRLDEASERGRYLMIGAAEHGFIDTVRHLALICESDLLGERVARRRQDSRRAINPDTLIRNLAELHIGQPVVHLEHGVGRYAGMTTLEAGGITGEYLMLTYANDAKLYVPVSSLHLISRYAGGAEENAPLHKLGGDVWSRARQKAAEKVRDVAAELLDIYAQRAAKEGFAFKHDREQYQLFCDSFPFETTPDQAQAINAVLSDMCRPLAMDRLVCGDVGFGKTEVAMRAAFLAVENHKQVAVLVPTTLLAQQHYDNFRDRFANWPVRIEMISRFRSAKEQAQILTEVAEGKIDILIGTHKLLQNDVKFKDLGLLIVDEEHRFGVRHKERIKAMRANVDILTLTATPIPRTLNMAMSGMRDLSIIATPPARRLAVKTFVREYDSLVVREAVLREILRGGQVYYLYNDVENIQKAAERLAELVPEARIAIGHGQMRERELERVMNDFHHQRFNVLVCTTIIETGIDIPTANTIIIERADHFGLAQLHQLRGRVGRSHHQAYAWLLTPHPKAMTPDAQKRLEAIASLEDLGAGFALATHDLEIRGAGELLGEEQSGSMETIGFSLYMELLENAVDALKAGREPSLEDLTSQQTEVELRMPSLLPDDFIPDVNTRLSFYKRIASAKTENELEEIKVELIDRFGLLPDPARTLLEIARLRQQAQKLGIRKLEGNEKGGVIEFAEKNHVNPAWLIGLLQKQPQHYRLDGPTRLKFIQDLSERKQRIDWVRQFMRELEENAIA from the coding sequence ATGCCTGAACAATATCGTTATACGCTGCCCGTCAAAGCGGGTGAGCAGCGTCTGCTGGGCGAGTTAACCGGAGCTGCCTGCGCGACGCTGGTAGCCGAAATTGCCGAACGTCACGCCGGACCGGTGGTGCTTATTGCACCAGATATGCAAAATGCCCTGCGTTTGCACGATGAAATCAGCCAGTTCACCGACCAGATGGTGATGAACCTGGCGGACTGGGAAACCCTCCCCTACGACAGTTTTTCGCCTCATCAGGACATTATCTCCTCGCGTCTTTCCACCCTTTACCAGTTACCATCAATGCAGCGTGGCGTACTGATTGTTCCGGTGAATACGCTTATGCAGCGCGTTTGCCCGCACAGTTTTCTCCACGGCCATGCGCTGGTAATGAAAAAAGGTCAGCGGTTATCGCGCGATGCATTGCGTACCCAACTGGACAGCGCTGGTTATCGCCATGTTGATCAGGTGATGGAGCACGGCGAATACGCCACGCGTGGTGCGTTGCTGGATCTTTTCCCAATGGGCAGCGAACTGCCTTATCGTCTTGATTTTTTTGATGATGAAATCGACAGCCTGCGGGTATTTGACGTCGACAGCCAGCGCACGCTGGAAGAAGTGGAAGCCATCAACCTGCTGCCCGCACATGAATTTCCGACCGATAAAGCGGCGATTGAGCTGTTCCGCAGTCAGTGGCGCGATACTTTTGAGGTGAAACGCGATCCGGAACATATTTACCAGCAAGTGAGTAAAGGCACGCTGCCTGCCGGGATCGAATACTGGCAGCCGCTGTTCTTCAGCGAACCGCTGCCGCCACTGTTCAGTTATTTCCCGGCCAATACGTTGCTGGTGAATACCGGCGATCTGGAAAACAGTGCCGAACGTTTCCAGGCCGATACGCTGGCGCGTTTTGAAAGTCGCGGCGTCGATCCGATGCGACCGCTATTGCCGCCACAATCGCTCTGGCTGCGAGTGGATGAACTTTTCTCGGCGTTAAAAAACTGGCCTCGCGTGCAGCTTAAAACCGAGCATTTACCGACGAAAGCAGCGAATGCCAATTTAGGTTTTCAGAAACTGCCAGACCTGGCCATTCAGGCGCAACAAAAAGCGCCGCTGGATGCGCTGCGTAAATTTCTCGAATCCTTCGATGGCCCGGTGGTGTTCTCGGTAGAAAGTGAAGGCCGCCGCGAAGCACTCGGGGAACTGCTCGCCCGAATCAAAATTGCCCCGCAACGCATTATGCGTCTCGATGAGGCCAGCGAGCGTGGGCGTTATCTGATGATCGGTGCTGCCGAACATGGTTTTATCGATACAGTACGTCATCTGGCGCTGATTTGTGAAAGCGATCTGCTCGGTGAACGTGTTGCCCGTCGTCGTCAGGACTCTCGTCGCGCCATCAACCCAGACACGCTGATCCGCAACCTCGCGGAGCTGCATATCGGCCAGCCGGTTGTTCACCTGGAACATGGCGTCGGGCGCTATGCCGGAATGACCACGCTGGAGGCTGGCGGCATTACGGGCGAGTATCTGATGCTCACCTACGCCAACGACGCCAAACTGTATGTTCCGGTATCATCGCTGCACCTGATTAGCCGTTACGCCGGTGGCGCAGAAGAAAACGCTCCGCTGCATAAACTTGGCGGAGATGTGTGGTCACGGGCGCGGCAGAAAGCGGCGGAAAAAGTGCGTGATGTGGCAGCGGAACTACTGGATATCTACGCCCAACGCGCTGCCAAAGAAGGCTTCGCGTTTAAACACGATCGCGAACAATATCAATTGTTCTGCGACAGCTTCCCGTTCGAAACCACGCCGGATCAGGCGCAGGCCATCAACGCAGTTCTTAGCGACATGTGTCGGCCACTGGCAATGGATCGTCTGGTGTGCGGTGACGTTGGCTTTGGTAAAACGGAAGTGGCGATGCGTGCCGCTTTCCTGGCGGTGGAAAACCACAAGCAGGTGGCAGTGCTGGTGCCAACCACCCTCCTCGCCCAACAACACTACGACAACTTCCGCGACCGTTTTGCTAACTGGCCGGTGCGCATCGAAATGATCTCCCGTTTCCGCAGCGCCAAAGAACAGGCGCAAATCCTTACGGAAGTGGCGGAAGGGAAAATCGATATTTTGATCGGCACGCACAAACTGCTGCAAAACGACGTCAAGTTTAAAGATTTGGGCTTGCTGATTGTCGATGAAGAACACCGCTTTGGTGTCCGTCATAAAGAACGCATTAAAGCGATGCGCGCGAACGTCGACATACTGACGCTCACCGCGACACCAATTCCGCGCACGCTGAACATGGCAATGAGTGGAATGCGCGATCTGTCAATTATCGCCACACCGCCCGCCCGTCGTCTGGCGGTCAAAACGTTTGTCCGCGAGTACGACAGCCTGGTCGTCCGGGAGGCCGTCCTGCGTGAAATTTTGCGTGGGGGGCAGGTTTATTATCTCTACAATGACGTGGAAAACATCCAGAAAGCCGCCGAACGGCTGGCGGAACTGGTGCCAGAAGCACGAATTGCCATCGGTCACGGGCAGATGCGTGAGCGCGAACTGGAACGGGTGATGAATGATTTCCATCACCAGCGTTTCAACGTGCTGGTTTGTACCACAATTATCGAAACCGGGATCGACATTCCTACCGCCAACACCATTATCATTGAACGCGCGGATCATTTCGGTCTGGCGCAGTTGCACCAGTTGCGCGGTCGCGTCGGACGCTCACACCATCAGGCGTATGCGTGGCTGCTGACGCCACATCCGAAAGCGATGACTCCCGATGCGCAAAAACGTCTCGAGGCGATTGCGTCTCTGGAAGACCTTGGCGCGGGCTTTGCGCTGGCAACTCACGATCTGGAGATTCGCGGTGCGGGTGAACTGCTCGGTGAAGAACAAAGTGGTTCGATGGAAACCATCGGTTTCTCGCTGTATATGGAGTTGCTGGAAAACGCCGTTGATGCGCTGAAAGCCGGACGCGAGCCGTCGCTGGAAGATCTCACCAGCCAGCAAACGGAAGTCGAACTGCGGATGCCGTCGCTACTGCCGGACGATTTCATCCCTGACGTGAATACACGTCTGTCGTTCTATAAACGCATTGCCAGCGCCAAAACGGAAAATGAACTGGAAGAGATCAAAGTAGAGCTTATCGATCGCTTCGGCCTGCTGCCGGATCCGGCACGTACTCTGCTGGAGATTGCCCGCCTGCGCCAGCAAGCGCAGAAGCTGGGGATCCGGAAGCTGGAGGGGAATGAGAAAGGCGGCGTGATCGAATTTGCCGAGAAGAATCACGTGAATCCAGCCTGGTTGATTGGTTTGCTGCAAAAACAGCCGCAGCACTATCGTCTCGATGGCCCGACGCGCCTGAAGTTTATTCAGGATTTGAGCGAGCGGAAACAACGTATCGACTGGGTGCGCCAGTTTATGCGTGAGCTGGAAGAGAACGCCATCGCGTAG
- the ldtC gene encoding L,D-transpeptidase LdtC has protein sequence MMIKTRFSRWLTYFTFAAAVALALPAKANTWPLPPAGSRLVGENKFHVVENDGGSLEAIAKKYNVGFLALLQANPGVDPYVPRAGSVLTIPLQTLLPDAPREGIVINIAELRLYYYPPGKNSVTVYPIGIGQLGGDTLTPTMVTTVSDKRANPTWTPTANIRARYKAQGIELPAVVPAGPDNPMGHHAIRLAAYGGVYLLHGTNADFGIGMRVSSGCIRLRDDDIKTLFSQVTPGTKVNIINTPIKVSAEPNGARLVEVHQPLSEKIDDDPQLLPITLNSAMQAFKNAARTDAEVMQHVMDVRSGMPVDVRRHQVNQQAL, from the coding sequence GTGATGATCAAAACACGTTTTTCTCGCTGGCTGACGTATTTTACGTTCGCCGCAGCCGTAGCACTGGCGCTACCGGCAAAAGCCAATACCTGGCCGCTGCCACCTGCGGGTAGTCGTCTGGTTGGTGAAAACAAATTTCATGTGGTGGAGAATGACGGTGGTTCGCTGGAAGCCATCGCCAAAAAATATAACGTCGGTTTCCTGGCGCTGTTACAGGCCAACCCTGGCGTTGATCCGTATGTACCACGAGCCGGAAGCGTGTTAACGATTCCGTTGCAAACGCTGCTGCCGGATGCGCCACGTGAAGGCATTGTGATCAATATTGCAGAGTTACGTCTCTATTATTATCCACCGGGTAAAAATTCGGTGACCGTATATCCGATCGGCATTGGCCAGTTAGGCGGAGACACATTGACACCAACAATGGTAACTACCGTTTCGGACAAGCGAGCTAACCCAACATGGACACCTACCGCAAACATCCGCGCCCGTTATAAAGCCCAGGGCATCGAACTTCCGGCTGTTGTTCCGGCAGGACCGGATAATCCGATGGGTCATCATGCGATCCGTCTGGCGGCCTATGGCGGCGTTTATTTACTTCACGGTACAAACGCCGATTTCGGCATTGGTATGCGGGTAAGTTCCGGCTGTATTCGTCTGCGCGATGACGATATCAAAACACTTTTCAGCCAGGTCACCCCTGGCACCAAAGTGAACATTATCAACACACCGATTAAAGTCTCTGCCGAGCCAAATGGCGCACGCCTGGTAGAAGTGCATCAGCCTCTGTCAGAGAAGATTGATGACGATCCGCAATTGTTGCCGATTACGCTCAATAGTGCGATGCAGGCATTTAAAAATGCAGCGCGAACTGACGCCGAAGTAATGCAGCATGTGATGGATGTACGTTCAGGAATGCCGGTGGATGTACGTCGTCATCAAGTGAACCAACAAGCGTTGTAA
- the bhsA gene encoding multiple stress resistance protein BhsA — MKNVKTLITAAILSSMSFASFAAVEVQATPEGQQKVGTISANAGTNLGSLEEQLAQKADEMGAKSFRITSVTGPNTLHGTAVIYK; from the coding sequence ATGAAAAACGTAAAAACCCTCATCACTGCGGCGATTTTAAGCTCCATGTCATTTGCCAGCTTTGCGGCTGTCGAAGTTCAGGCAACACCAGAAGGTCAACAAAAAGTGGGTACTATCAGTGCTAACGCGGGGACAAATCTGGGATCGCTGGAAGAACAACTGGCACAAAAAGCGGATGAGATGGGCGCAAAATCTTTCCGTATTACTTCAGTAACCGGCCCGAATACCCTTCATGGAACGGCAGTAATTTATAAATAA
- the comR gene encoding TetR family copper-responsive transcriptional repressor ComR, producing MATDSAHCVKKSRGRPKMFDREAALDKAMKLFWLHGYEATSLADLVEATGAKAPTLYAEFTNKEGLFRAVLDRYIDRFAAKHEAQLFCEEKSVESALADYFAAIASCFTSKDTPAGCFMINNCATLSPDSGDIAHTVKSRHAMQERTLQQFLCQRQARGEIPAHCDVTHLAEFLNCIIQGMSISAREGASLEKLMQISRTTLRLWPALVK from the coding sequence ATGGCAACTGACTCAGCACATTGTGTAAAAAAAAGCCGTGGCCGCCCCAAAATGTTCGACAGGGAAGCCGCGCTTGATAAGGCTATGAAACTGTTCTGGCTGCACGGTTATGAAGCAACTTCCCTTGCCGATCTCGTCGAAGCGACCGGAGCCAAAGCGCCGACGCTGTATGCGGAATTCACCAACAAAGAGGGATTATTCCGCGCCGTACTTGACCGCTATATCGACCGTTTTGCCGCAAAGCACGAAGCGCAATTGTTTTGTGAAGAGAAAAGCGTGGAGTCTGCACTGGCAGACTATTTCGCCGCCATCGCGAGCTGTTTTACCAGTAAAGACACCCCTGCAGGTTGCTTTATGATTAACAACTGCGCCACGCTCTCCCCGGACTCCGGAGATATCGCCCATACCGTAAAGTCACGCCACGCGATGCAGGAACGCACCTTGCAACAGTTTTTATGTCAACGCCAGGCTCGCGGGGAAATTCCTGCCCACTGTGACGTAACGCATCTTGCGGAATTTCTTAATTGTATAATTCAGGGGATGTCGATCAGTGCCCGGGAAGGCGCATCGCTGGAAAAACTAATGCAGATTTCGCGGACAACATTGCGCTTATGGCCAGCGCTGGTGAAATAA
- a CDS encoding glycine zipper 2TM domain-containing protein, which yields MNKSMLAGIGIGVAAALGVAAVASLNVFERGPQYAQVVSAIPIKETVKTPRQECRNVTVTHRRPVQDENRIAGSVLGAVAGGVIGHQFGGGRGKDVATVVGALGGGYAGNQIQGSLQESDTYTTTQQRCKTVYDKSEKMLGYDVTYKIGDQQGKIRMGSDPGTQIPLDNNGQLVLNNKV from the coding sequence GTGAATAAATCAATGTTGGCGGGTATCGGGATTGGTGTCGCGGCTGCGCTCGGCGTAGCGGCAGTAGCCAGTCTGAACGTGTTTGAACGTGGCCCGCAATACGCTCAGGTTGTTTCTGCAATCCCAATCAAGGAAACAGTTAAAACACCGCGCCAGGAGTGCCGCAACGTCACGGTGACTCACCGCCGACCGGTGCAGGATGAAAATCGCATCGCCGGTTCGGTTCTGGGCGCTGTGGCGGGCGGGGTTATAGGGCATCAGTTTGGCGGTGGGCGCGGTAAAGATGTTGCCACCGTTGTGGGGGCGCTTGGTGGTGGGTATGCCGGTAATCAGATTCAGGGCTCTCTCCAGGAAAGCGATACTTACACGACCACCCAACAGCGTTGTAAAACGGTATATGACAAGTCAGAAAAAATGCTGGGATATGACGTGACCTATAAGATTGGCGATCAGCAGGGCAAAATCCGCATGGGTAGCGATCCGGGCACACAAATCCCATTGGATAACAACGGACAACTGGTTCTGAATAACAAAGTATAA
- the ndh gene encoding NADH-quinone dehydrogenase, with product MTTPLKKIVIVGGGAGGLEMATQLGHKLGRKKKAKITLVDRNHSHLWKPLLHEVATGSLDEGVDALSYLAHARNHGFQFQLGSVVDIDREAKTITIAELRDEKGELLVPERKIAYDTLVMALGSTSNDFNTPGVKENCIFLDNPHQARRFHQEMLNLFLKYSANLGANGKVNIAIVGGGATGVELSAELHNAVKQLHSYGYKGLTNEALNVTLVEAGERILPALPPRISAAAHSELTKLGVRVLTQTMVTSADEGGLHTKDGEYIQADLMVWAAGIKAPDFLKDIGGLETNRINQLVVEPTLQTTRDPDIYAIGDCASCPRPEGGFVPPRAQAAHQMATCAMNNILAQMNGKPLKNYQYKDHGSLVSLSNFSTVGSLMGNLTRGSMMIEGRIARFVYVSLYRMHQIALHGYFKTGLMMLVGSINRVIRPRLKLH from the coding sequence TTGACTACGCCATTGAAAAAGATTGTGATTGTCGGCGGCGGTGCTGGTGGGCTGGAAATGGCGACACAGCTTGGACATAAGTTGGGGCGCAAGAAAAAAGCCAAAATTACGCTGGTAGATCGTAACCACAGCCATCTGTGGAAACCGCTGCTGCACGAAGTGGCGACTGGATCGCTCGATGAAGGCGTTGATGCGCTGAGCTATCTGGCCCATGCACGTAATCATGGTTTCCAGTTCCAGTTGGGTTCTGTGGTTGATATCGATCGTGAAGCGAAAACAATCACCATTGCTGAACTGCGCGACGAAAAAGGCGAACTGCTGGTGCCTGAACGCAAAATTGCCTATGACACGCTGGTAATGGCATTGGGCAGCACCTCCAACGATTTCAATACGCCGGGTGTAAAAGAGAACTGCATTTTCCTCGATAACCCGCACCAGGCGCGTCGTTTCCACCAGGAGATGCTGAATCTGTTCCTGAAGTACTCTGCTAATTTGGGCGCCAATGGCAAAGTGAACATTGCGATTGTCGGCGGCGGCGCTACTGGCGTGGAACTCTCTGCCGAACTGCACAATGCGGTGAAACAACTACATAGTTACGGTTACAAAGGGCTGACCAACGAAGCCCTGAATGTAACGCTGGTGGAAGCGGGCGAGCGAATTTTGCCAGCATTGCCGCCACGTATCTCTGCTGCGGCTCACAGTGAGTTAACGAAACTGGGCGTTCGCGTACTGACGCAAACGATGGTGACCAGTGCCGATGAAGGCGGTTTGCACACTAAAGATGGCGAATATATTCAGGCCGATCTGATGGTGTGGGCTGCCGGAATTAAAGCGCCGGATTTCCTGAAAGATATTGGTGGGCTGGAAACCAACCGTATCAACCAACTGGTGGTGGAACCGACGCTGCAAACCACGCGCGATCCAGACATTTATGCCATTGGCGACTGTGCGTCGTGTCCGCGTCCGGAAGGGGGCTTTGTACCGCCGCGCGCCCAGGCCGCACATCAGATGGCTACCTGCGCAATGAACAATATTCTGGCGCAGATGAACGGTAAACCACTAAAAAATTATCAGTATAAGGATCACGGTTCGCTGGTATCACTGTCGAACTTCTCTACCGTTGGTAGCCTGATGGGTAACCTGACCCGAGGTTCGATGATGATTGAAGGACGTATTGCGCGTTTTGTGTACGTTTCTCTGTACCGCATGCATCAGATTGCGCTGCATGGCTACTTTAAAACGGGGCTGATGATGCTGGTAGGTAGCATTAACCGCGTGATCCGTCCGCGTCTGAAACTGCATTAA
- the ycfP gene encoding alpha/beta hydrolase YcfP yields the protein MIIYLHGFDSNSPGNHEKVLQLQFIDPDVRLISYSTLHPKHDMQHLLKEVDKMLQLNVDERPLICGVGLGGYWAERIGFLCDIRQVIFNPNLFPYENMEGKIDRPEEYADIATKCVTNFREKNRDRCLVILSRHDEALNSQRTSEELHHYYEIVWDEEQTHKFKNISPHLQRIKAFKTLG from the coding sequence ATGATTATCTATTTACACGGTTTTGACTCTAACAGTCCGGGTAACCACGAAAAAGTCTTACAATTGCAGTTTATTGATCCCGATGTACGGCTGATAAGCTACAGCACTCTGCACCCGAAACACGATATGCAGCATCTGCTCAAAGAAGTGGACAAAATGTTGCAACTGAATGTTGACGAGCGCCCGTTAATTTGCGGTGTTGGGCTGGGTGGTTACTGGGCGGAGCGGATTGGTTTTCTCTGTGATATCCGCCAGGTGATCTTCAACCCTAATCTGTTCCCTTATGAAAACATGGAAGGGAAGATTGATCGCCCGGAAGAGTACGCTGATATTGCTACTAAGTGTGTGACCAACTTCCGCGAGAAGAATCGCGATCGTTGCCTGGTGATCTTGTCGCGTCACGATGAAGCGCTTAATAGCCAGCGGACATCTGAAGAGTTGCATCATTATTACGAGATTGTCTGGGACGAAGAGCAGACGCACAAGTTCAAAAACATCTCCCCGCATTTGCAGCGTATTAAAGCGTTCAAAACCCTCGGTTAA